The following proteins are co-located in the Oenanthe melanoleuca isolate GR-GAL-2019-014 chromosome 4, OMel1.0, whole genome shotgun sequence genome:
- the SPR gene encoding sepiapterin reductase: MNGAGHVGRGVPTAPALGSGMEPGSGSGSGSRPESRPESRSGRWAATACVVTGASRGFGRSLARLLAPQLGPGSVLLLLARSADALGELASELRAGATGSDTGSDTGRDTGSDTGLRVQYVAADLGCEEGLRRASAALRELLQDPSFGRLLLVNNAGSLGDISKSFQDFTDLQEINTYFSFNISSALCLTSLALRAFGARAGSSRTVVNISSLCAREPFPSWALYCAAKAARDMMFRVLAREEPQLRVLSYAPGPLDTDMQLLARTRTGDPGMLQHFQRLQEKGQLIDCSVSAQKLLQLLLEDSFPSGAHVDFYDI, translated from the exons ATGAATGGGGCGGGTCACGTGGGCAGGGGCGTTCCCACGGCCCCGGCGCTGGGTtccgggatggagccgggatcgggatcgggatcgggatcgcgACCGGAATCGCGACCGGAATCGCGATCGGGACGCTGGGCCGCCACCGCCTGCGTGGTGACGGGCGCTTCCCGCGGCTTCGGCCGCAGCCTGGCTCGGCTGCTGGCGCCGCAGCTCGGGCCCGGctcggtgctgctgctgctggcgcgATCCGCGGATGCGCTGGGCGAGCTGGCGAGCGAGCTGCGAGCCGGGGCCACCGGCAGTGACACCGGGAGTGACACCGGGAGGGACACCGGCAGTGACACCGGGCTGCGGGTGCAGTACGTGGCCGCTGACCTGGGCTGCGAGGAGGGGCTGCGCAGGGCGAGCGCTGCCCTgcgggagctgctgcaggacccGTCCTTCGGCCGCCTGCTGCTGGTCAACAACGCCG GCTCTTTGGGAGACATCTCCAAATCCTTCCAGGACTTCACTGACCTGCAGGAGATCAACACCTACTTCTCCTTCAAcatcagctctgccctgtgcctcaCCTCCCTGGCCCTGAGGGCGTTTGGGGCCCgcgctggcagcagcaggaccgTGGTGAACATCtcctccctgtgtgccagggagcccttccccagctgggCCCTGTACTGCGCAGCCAAAGCTGCTCGGGACATGATGTTCAGGGTGCTGGCACGGGAGGAGCCCCAGCTGCGTGTGCTCAGCTATGCCccag gacCTCTGGACACTGACATGCAGCTCCTGGCTCGGACCAGGACTGGAGaccctgggatgctccagcacttccagaggctgcaggagaaggggcAGCTCATTGACTGCTCTGTGTCAGCCCagaagctgctccagctcctgctggaggatTCCTTCCCCTCTGGAGCCCACGTGGATTTCTATGACATCTGA